One Pseudodesulfovibrio sp. JC047 genomic window carries:
- a CDS encoding J domain-containing protein: protein MNLQGCLTILQLDANASLDDIKTSFRKLAFKYHPDLNSSPNASEQFQKINEAYVTAKTLLDNGAETTGSASSGKSRERSWQTTREKPRASRSHTTKASAHTQQEWTKGRPKKRKGSARSRAQRYYYKEEEVLKDILNDPFAKKVFEDIYRQIRKEQPGYQGPLELNKKHLQLHWGERTLNLNLSRGIKGWFKGQMDHEQTVHFPAQHLLPGRKIRITVEQKFTQGPKTIEVTLPQDFVIGRPIRLKGLGRKLGPLTGDLLLRILGK from the coding sequence ATGAATCTTCAGGGATGTCTCACCATACTCCAGCTCGACGCAAACGCATCCCTGGATGATATCAAAACCTCATTTCGAAAACTGGCTTTCAAGTACCACCCCGACTTGAACTCCAGCCCGAATGCGAGCGAACAATTCCAAAAGATCAATGAGGCATACGTCACTGCCAAAACCTTGTTGGACAACGGAGCTGAGACAACTGGCTCGGCCTCGTCTGGAAAATCACGAGAAAGGTCCTGGCAAACAACACGAGAAAAACCACGGGCCAGCCGGTCACACACAACCAAAGCCTCCGCGCACACCCAACAAGAATGGACCAAAGGTCGCCCCAAGAAGCGAAAAGGGTCCGCACGTTCCAGGGCACAGCGATATTATTACAAGGAAGAAGAAGTCCTCAAGGATATCCTCAACGATCCTTTTGCCAAAAAAGTTTTTGAGGACATCTACCGACAAATCCGCAAGGAGCAACCAGGCTACCAAGGCCCGTTGGAACTAAACAAAAAGCATCTTCAACTCCATTGGGGTGAACGCACACTCAACCTCAATCTGTCCCGAGGAATCAAGGGGTGGTTCAAGGGACAGATGGACCACGAACAAACCGTGCATTTTCCCGCACAGCACTTGCTCCCTGGACGAAAAATTCGCATCACGGTTGAACAAAAATTCACTCAAGGGCCAAAAACCATTGAAGTCACCCTTCCACAGGATTTTGTCATTGGTCGCCCCATCCGGTTGAAGGGATTGGGCCGCAAACTCGGTCCATTGACCGGTGACCTCCTTCTCCGGATTCTGGGGAAATAA
- the hisH gene encoding imidazole glycerol phosphate synthase subunit HisH — MLAIFDYKAGNQTSVRRALDHLGIPNEITNDPEKLNKASGIIFPGVGAAGQAMEELHADGLDEVIKGLIWQKKPVLGICVGCQILLDYSEENDTKALEVIPGECRLFNPSWVDYEDATIRVPHMGWNQIELVKDCELFAGIDPDADFYFVHSYFPHPKDEYVIATTRYGIDFCSVHGRQGLWAVQFHPEKSGRPGLKMLHNFYTYCQEAANAQ; from the coding sequence ATGCTCGCCATATTCGATTACAAAGCGGGAAACCAAACCAGTGTCCGTCGGGCACTTGACCATTTGGGAATCCCCAATGAGATCACTAACGATCCGGAAAAGCTCAACAAAGCTTCCGGCATCATTTTCCCGGGCGTCGGAGCCGCAGGACAGGCCATGGAAGAACTCCATGCCGACGGGCTTGATGAGGTTATCAAGGGGCTTATCTGGCAAAAAAAACCGGTTCTCGGCATTTGTGTCGGCTGTCAAATTCTGCTGGACTACTCAGAAGAAAACGACACCAAGGCACTGGAAGTCATTCCCGGCGAATGTCGACTGTTCAATCCTTCCTGGGTTGATTATGAAGACGCCACCATCCGCGTACCGCATATGGGGTGGAATCAAATCGAACTGGTCAAGGACTGTGAGTTATTCGCGGGGATTGATCCCGATGCGGACTTCTATTTCGTCCACAGCTACTTCCCGCATCCCAAAGATGAATACGTCATCGCAACCACCCGCTACGGCATTGATTTTTGTTCGGTCCATGGCCGTCAAGGATTGTGGGCAGTCCAGTTCCATCCAGAAAAATCAGGACGCCCGGGGCTAAAAATGCTGCATAATTTCTATACCTACTGTCAGGAGGCCGCCAATGCTCAGTAA
- a CDS encoding YkgJ family cysteine cluster protein, giving the protein MNESAFECQMCGHCCQGEGGIVMTAKDRTRLAEHLGISVEELVEKYAHKRGGKLHLNVGKDKYCIFYKEGCGIHPGRPDVCRAWPYFRGNLVDELSWQMVQEYCPGINPKAGHAEFVKQGRAYLHKEDLLRYDPETAPNALISEE; this is encoded by the coding sequence ATGAACGAATCAGCTTTTGAATGTCAGATGTGCGGCCATTGCTGCCAGGGAGAAGGCGGCATCGTCATGACCGCCAAAGACCGGACTCGTCTGGCCGAACATCTGGGAATATCCGTCGAAGAACTTGTTGAAAAATACGCACACAAACGTGGAGGCAAACTCCACCTCAATGTGGGAAAAGACAAGTACTGCATTTTTTACAAGGAAGGATGCGGCATCCACCCGGGACGCCCTGACGTCTGTCGTGCGTGGCCCTACTTCCGCGGCAATCTCGTTGATGAACTGAGTTGGCAAATGGTTCAGGAGTACTGTCCGGGCATCAATCCCAAAGCGGGACACGCCGAGTTTGTCAAACAAGGCCGAGCCTATTTGCACAAAGAAGACCTTTTGCGCTATGATCCCGAAACAGCTCCGAATGCACTCATTTCGGAAGAATAA